In one window of Pirellulales bacterium DNA:
- the leuD gene encoding 3-isopropylmalate dehydratase small subunit, translated as MKPFVKHTGLVAAMDRANVDTDQIIPKQFLKRIERTGFGQFLFQDWRRLEDGSDNPQFELNLPRNRGATILLARRNFGCGSSREHAPWALEDYGFRAIIAPSFADIFYNNCFKNGLLPVRLDEGTVDELFRRAAREGYQLTVDLETCTIADDAGFKVAFEVEPSRRHSLLNGLDDIGLTLAHEDKIAAYEAALAG; from the coding sequence ATGAAACCTTTCGTCAAACACACCGGCCTGGTCGCGGCCATGGACCGCGCCAATGTCGATACCGACCAGATCATTCCCAAGCAATTTCTCAAGCGGATCGAACGGACGGGCTTCGGGCAGTTTCTGTTCCAGGATTGGCGGCGCCTGGAAGACGGCTCCGATAATCCGCAGTTCGAGTTGAACCTGCCGCGCAACCGCGGCGCCACGATCCTGCTCGCGCGGCGGAATTTTGGCTGCGGCTCGAGTCGCGAGCACGCCCCCTGGGCGCTCGAGGATTACGGCTTTCGCGCGATCATCGCTCCCAGCTTCGCCGACATCTTCTACAACAACTGCTTCAAAAACGGCCTGCTGCCGGTGCGGCTTGACGAAGGTACGGTCGACGAGCTGTTCCGCCGCGCCGCGCGCGAGGGGTACCAGCTCACGGTCGATCTGGAAACGTGTACGATCGCGGACGATGCCGGCTTCAAAGTCGCCTTCGAGGTCGAGCCGTCGCGGCGGCATTCCCTGCTCAACGGACTGGACGACATCGGCCTGACTCTGGCCCACGAAGACAAGATCGCGGCTTACGAAGCGGCGCTTGCCGGCTAA
- a CDS encoding iron-sulfur cluster assembly scaffold protein produces MPSSEDELYQEHILEHYEEPYHRGRVAHATHSHEDDNPLCGDVVRIDLAVDAAGKIQEVYFDGDGCCISQAAASMLVEHFDQKTVEEVKHFTAEDMLRLFGAKLTPNRQKCCLLSWRVLQAAIYSPSDSSASNGADAATKQASPGPAQK; encoded by the coding sequence ATGCCCAGCAGCGAAGACGAGCTCTACCAGGAGCATATTCTCGAGCACTACGAGGAGCCGTACCATCGCGGGCGGGTGGCGCATGCCACGCACTCGCACGAAGACGATAACCCGCTGTGCGGCGACGTGGTGCGCATCGACCTGGCGGTCGACGCTGCGGGCAAAATCCAGGAAGTTTATTTCGACGGTGACGGCTGCTGCATCAGCCAGGCCGCGGCGTCGATGCTGGTCGAACATTTCGATCAGAAGACCGTCGAAGAGGTCAAGCATTTCACGGCCGAGGACATGCTGCGCCTGTTCGGGGCCAAACTGACGCCCAACCGGCAGAAGTGCTGCCTGCTTTCCTGGCGCGTGTTGCAGGCCGCGATTTATTCGCCGAGCGACAGCTCGGCGTCCAACGGCGCGGACGCCGCGACGAAACAAGCCAGCCCGGGACCCGCGCAGAAATAA
- a CDS encoding cysteine desulfurase produces MSTLTPVLPLDPAALREDFPILSVRLHDDVPLVYLDNGATTQRPRQVIQSLVDVYEKQYANVHRGIHWLSDQSTDLYEEAREKVRAFINAPAREQVIFTYGTTEGINLVARSWGAANVKADDEILLTEMEHHSNLVPWQQLAAERGAKLKYIPITPDGRLDRAALPALLTPRTKMVAVTAVSNVLGTINDVADIARQAHAAGAVVLVDAAQSVPHMTTDVQALDVDFLAFSGHKMLGPSGVGILYGRRELLEAMPPFLGGGSMIRRVKLDSFEPAELPAKFEAGTPPIVPAIGLGAAIDYLNHVGMDNIHAYERILTERAHQVLAEVGGVHILGPETEFKGGIVSFTLDGIHAHDIAQLLDRRGIAVRAGHHCAMPLHKRLGINASARASFYFYNTLAEIELLGTALADAKRVFRKKK; encoded by the coding sequence ATGAGTACGTTGACGCCGGTATTACCGCTCGATCCCGCGGCCTTGCGCGAGGACTTTCCCATACTCTCCGTGCGGCTGCACGACGATGTGCCGCTGGTGTATCTCGACAACGGCGCTACCACGCAGCGCCCGCGGCAGGTCATCCAATCGCTGGTCGACGTTTACGAAAAGCAATACGCCAACGTCCATCGCGGCATTCATTGGCTCAGCGATCAAAGCACGGACTTGTACGAAGAGGCGCGGGAAAAGGTCCGCGCGTTCATCAACGCGCCCGCCCGCGAGCAGGTGATCTTCACCTATGGTACGACCGAGGGAATCAACCTGGTGGCTCGCAGTTGGGGCGCCGCCAACGTCAAGGCCGATGACGAGATCCTGCTCACCGAGATGGAGCACCATTCGAATCTCGTTCCCTGGCAGCAATTGGCGGCCGAGCGAGGGGCGAAGCTCAAATACATCCCGATCACGCCGGACGGCCGGCTCGACAGGGCGGCGCTTCCGGCGCTGTTAACGCCGCGGACCAAAATGGTCGCGGTCACCGCGGTGTCGAACGTGCTGGGAACGATCAACGACGTCGCCGACATCGCGCGCCAAGCGCACGCCGCCGGCGCCGTCGTGCTGGTCGATGCCGCGCAAAGCGTGCCGCACATGACGACCGACGTGCAGGCGCTGGACGTCGATTTCCTGGCCTTCAGCGGGCACAAGATGCTGGGGCCCTCGGGCGTGGGCATCTTGTATGGTCGCCGCGAGCTGCTCGAAGCAATGCCCCCGTTCCTCGGCGGCGGCAGCATGATTCGCCGCGTGAAGCTCGATTCCTTCGAGCCGGCCGAGTTGCCGGCGAAGTTCGAAGCCGGCACGCCCCCGATCGTACCGGCCATAGGCCTAGGTGCCGCGATCGATTACTTGAATCACGTCGGCATGGACAACATCCACGCCTACGAGCGGATTCTCACCGAGCGGGCACACCAGGTGCTGGCCGAAGTCGGAGGCGTACACATTCTCGGCCCGGAAACGGAATTCAAGGGGGGCATCGTCAGCTTCACGCTCGACGGCATTCACGCCCACGATATCGCCCAGTTGCTCGATCGGCGGGGCATCGCCGTGCGGGCCGGTCACCACTGCGCCATGCCCTTGCACAAGCGGCTGGGAATCAATGCCAGTGCCCGGGCCAGCTTCTACTTCTACAACACGCTGGCCGAGATCGAGTTGCTTGGCACGGCGCTGGCGGACGCCAAGCGCGTCTTTCGCAAGAAGAAATAG
- a CDS encoding cytochrome c peroxidase has protein sequence MRFRTNFAAAICGLACCLFIVAIGCGKPAEKKSAKSKSATETKTDAATAESTEPAQAEAGETAAVTGKNTPAAGGNRVLLGSPELTAGIPGEGDLTVEQIKAWFDKPGTLEPLEIDLPQGLNLGLPQAEAVLDANPMSRGMIELGRQLYFDKRLSVDGTVSCASCHDPEQGFGAHTQFGVGVRGQTGGRNSPISYNRIFSGAQFWDGRAASLEEQAKGPVANPIEMANTHEEAVGTIKKIEGYQVEFDKVFGGSGGSSINIDNIAKAIATFERAIVTGPSPYDYNELMRVYANADLDDLKEDPEAWAAYEKNKADAAAHPMSESALRGREIFFGDKGGCTACHVGPNLSDELYHNLGVGMDAEKPDLGRYDVTKEEKDKGAFKTPTIRNVVHSAPYMHDGSHKTLEEVVAWYDKGGHPNPTLDPKIKKLNLTDQEKADLVEFMKACTGDFPKVETGRLPK, from the coding sequence ATGCGATTTCGCACCAACTTCGCCGCCGCAATCTGCGGGCTCGCGTGCTGTTTGTTCATCGTTGCCATCGGCTGCGGAAAGCCGGCCGAAAAGAAGTCGGCGAAATCCAAGAGCGCCACGGAAACAAAGACCGACGCGGCAACCGCCGAATCGACGGAGCCGGCCCAGGCGGAAGCCGGCGAGACGGCCGCCGTCACCGGAAAGAACACGCCGGCGGCCGGCGGCAATCGCGTCCTGCTCGGCTCGCCCGAATTGACGGCCGGTATCCCCGGCGAGGGCGATCTCACCGTCGAGCAGATCAAAGCCTGGTTCGACAAGCCGGGCACGCTCGAACCGCTGGAAATCGATCTGCCGCAGGGCTTGAACCTCGGTCTGCCGCAGGCCGAGGCCGTGCTGGACGCCAATCCCATGTCGCGGGGGATGATCGAGCTGGGGCGACAGCTCTATTTCGACAAGCGGCTCTCGGTCGACGGTACCGTCAGTTGCGCCAGTTGCCATGATCCGGAGCAGGGCTTCGGCGCCCACACCCAATTTGGCGTGGGCGTGCGCGGGCAGACGGGCGGCCGCAACTCGCCCATCTCGTACAACCGCATCTTCAGCGGCGCGCAATTCTGGGACGGCCGCGCGGCCAGCCTCGAAGAGCAGGCCAAGGGCCCCGTCGCCAACCCGATCGAAATGGCCAACACCCACGAGGAAGCCGTGGGCACGATCAAGAAGATCGAAGGCTACCAGGTGGAGTTCGACAAGGTCTTCGGCGGCAGCGGCGGTTCGAGCATCAACATCGACAATATCGCCAAAGCGATTGCCACTTTCGAGCGCGCGATCGTCACCGGGCCGTCGCCGTATGACTACAACGAGCTAATGCGCGTTTACGCGAACGCCGACTTGGACGATCTGAAAGAAGATCCTGAGGCGTGGGCAGCGTACGAGAAGAACAAGGCCGATGCGGCCGCGCACCCGATGTCGGAAAGCGCGCTGCGCGGACGCGAGATCTTCTTCGGCGACAAGGGGGGCTGCACGGCCTGCCACGTCGGCCCGAATCTCTCGGACGAGCTGTATCACAACCTGGGTGTCGGCATGGATGCCGAAAAGCCGGACCTCGGTCGCTACGACGTGACCAAGGAAGAAAAAGATAAAGGCGCCTTCAAGACTCCCACGATTCGCAACGTGGTCCATTCGGCTCCCTACATGCACGACGGATCGCACAAGACGCTGGAAGAAGTCGTGGCCTGGTACGACAAGGGAGGTCACCCGAATCCGACGCTCGATCCGAAGATCAAGAAGCTGAATCTGACGGATCAGGAAAAGGCGGACCTGGTCGAATTCATGAAGGCCTGCACGGGCGATTTCCCGAAAGTCGAAACCGGTCGCCTGCCGAAATAG
- a CDS encoding SDR family oxidoreductase, producing MILNGKVALVTGASRGIGRATAIALAEAGADVAINFNSHREDADNVAEAVQAAGRRSLLVPGDVGDRRVVDEMVDKTVQQFGRLDIAVTNAVYSDREIFHKANLDGFHRTLQVTMWGAFYTLRAATRQMVEQGEGGSIVVISSPHAFIPVPRSMAYNMAKAAIDQMARTAAIELVEHRIRVNIIHPGWIDTPGERKFASEEQIQRGGELLPWNRLGRPEEIGRGVVFLCDPASDYITGSALGIDGGATLPWWASRGSAVPE from the coding sequence GTGATTCTCAACGGAAAAGTTGCCTTAGTCACGGGCGCCAGCCGCGGTATCGGACGGGCCACCGCCATCGCCTTGGCCGAGGCCGGGGCCGACGTGGCGATCAACTTCAATTCGCACCGCGAAGACGCGGATAACGTGGCCGAGGCCGTGCAGGCCGCCGGACGACGTTCGCTACTGGTGCCGGGCGACGTCGGCGACCGCCGCGTCGTCGACGAGATGGTCGATAAAACCGTGCAGCAGTTTGGCCGGCTGGATATCGCCGTGACCAACGCCGTCTACAGCGATCGGGAGATCTTCCACAAGGCGAATCTCGACGGCTTTCACCGCACGCTGCAGGTCACGATGTGGGGAGCGTTCTACACCCTGCGGGCCGCCACCCGGCAAATGGTCGAGCAAGGCGAAGGCGGTTCGATCGTCGTGATCAGTTCGCCGCACGCCTTTATCCCCGTGCCGCGTTCGATGGCGTACAATATGGCGAAGGCCGCCATCGACCAGATGGCCAGAACCGCGGCCATTGAACTGGTCGAGCACCGCATCCGCGTCAACATCATTCATCCCGGCTGGATCGATACGCCGGGCGAGCGAAAATTCGCCAGCGAGGAGCAAATCCAACGCGGCGGCGAGCTACTGCCGTGGAACCGGCTGGGGCGGCCCGAAGAAATCGGCCGCGGCGTCGTCTTCTTGTGCGATCCGGCCAGCGATTACATTACCGGCTCAGCACTGGGAATCGACGGCGGCGCCACGCTTCCCTGGTGGGCGTCGCGCGGCTCGGCGGTGCCAGAGTAG
- a CDS encoding ketoacyl-ACP synthase III, with translation MKYAAIGPISVYLPLLVETNDDLNRQFPKWDMDLIYSKTGIRARHIAAPEECASDLGVAAAEKLFAEHQVDRDSIDFLLLCTQTPDYPLPTTSCLMQDRLALRTSIGALDFNLGCSGFVYGLSLADGLIRSGAARRVLLITAETYSKYIAPDDRSLRTIFGDGAAATLVEAADTCSVGSFRFGTDGAGADTLMVTKGGARPENDAIKPRKRQRWSSDLFMDGPALVDFTVERIPQLVDEILATAQWARDEVDLFLMHQATHMMLDRLRQRMELDDQRLPLMLENCGNTVSSTLPILMHDLRASGRLRPGTRSLLVGFGVGLSWAGCQWTETWAGHGAATGDATTASDAGEIVAGDDDAEKQAA, from the coding sequence GTGAAATACGCAGCCATAGGTCCCATCTCGGTCTACTTGCCGCTGCTGGTCGAGACGAACGACGATCTCAACCGGCAGTTTCCGAAATGGGACATGGACCTGATCTATTCCAAGACAGGCATCCGTGCTCGGCACATCGCCGCCCCCGAGGAATGTGCCTCGGACCTGGGAGTCGCGGCCGCGGAAAAGCTTTTCGCCGAACACCAGGTCGATCGCGATTCGATCGATTTTCTCCTGCTCTGCACGCAGACGCCCGACTACCCGTTGCCCACCACGTCCTGCTTGATGCAGGATCGCCTGGCGTTGCGGACTTCGATCGGCGCGCTGGATTTCAACCTGGGGTGCTCGGGCTTTGTCTACGGACTGTCGCTGGCCGATGGACTGATTCGTAGCGGCGCGGCCCGCCGGGTACTCTTGATCACGGCCGAAACGTATTCGAAGTACATCGCGCCCGACGATCGCAGCCTGCGCACGATCTTCGGCGATGGCGCGGCGGCGACGCTCGTCGAAGCGGCGGACACATGTTCCGTCGGATCCTTTCGCTTCGGCACCGATGGCGCGGGCGCCGATACGCTGATGGTCACCAAGGGGGGCGCGCGGCCCGAGAACGACGCCATCAAACCGCGCAAGCGCCAACGCTGGTCGAGCGATCTCTTCATGGATGGTCCGGCGCTGGTGGATTTCACGGTCGAGCGGATTCCGCAGCTCGTCGACGAGATTCTCGCCACCGCGCAATGGGCGCGCGACGAAGTCGACCTGTTCCTCATGCACCAGGCCACGCATATGATGCTGGATCGGCTGCGCCAGCGGATGGAACTGGATGATCAGCGGCTGCCGCTGATGCTGGAAAATTGCGGCAACACGGTCTCCTCGACGCTGCCCATCCTGATGCACGACCTACGGGCCAGCGGCCGGCTGCGGCCGGGAACGCGATCGCTGTTGGTCGGCTTCGGCGTCGGGCTCTCCTGGGCCGGGTGCCAATGGACCGAAACGTGGGCGGGTCACGGCGCCGCCACCGGCGATGCCACGACCGCTTCTGACGCTGGCGAGATCGTCGCCGGCGACGACGACGCGGAAAAGCAGGCGGCCTAG
- a CDS encoding serine/threonine-protein kinase: MDQQRHHFERHGGDATLDSLSLRGSTSGSPLPEVNPRVALVEGSGPGLSGETRLLLRTRLRAAALVLCLGSAAFFVRSLFGAGLSMGNPALERSARYLDWFHAFHVVVLALVSYKLCWRCNLSLRALRVAETVIFGLTALFFACVQHVANAASMTLDHTTYNPVGMWFCLMFTYAIYIPNTWRRAAAIIGVMAIAPIVVMLFDNRMYSELTRAQHLNQLSYVVLFMAAGFGSSVYGTYMIGSLRREAFEARQLGQYRLRNLIGAGGMGEVYLAEHQMMKRPCAIKIIRPGKAHDPRALARFEREVRATARLSHWNTVEIFDYGMTEDGTFYYVMEYLPGLSLAELVERYGPLPPERVIYLLTQTCDALREAHAVGLVHRDIKPGNIFAAHRGGVHDVAKLLDFGLAKAAAEGPAAPQLTQDGTITGSPSYMSPEQALGDSEPDGRSDIYSLGAVAYFLLVGRPPFDDQNPMRVMVAHAHDEVAPPSRIRPDIPADLEQVVLRALAKNPDDRYPSAAAFGRALAECESAGDWSREQATNWWEQIERPTAVGAS; encoded by the coding sequence ATGGACCAGCAACGTCACCATTTCGAGCGGCACGGGGGCGACGCGACGCTCGATAGCCTGAGCCTGCGCGGTTCGACCAGTGGCAGCCCTCTGCCCGAAGTCAATCCGCGCGTGGCGCTCGTCGAAGGGAGCGGGCCGGGGCTCTCCGGTGAGACGCGGTTGCTACTGCGCACGCGCTTACGGGCCGCGGCTTTGGTCCTGTGCTTGGGGTCAGCCGCATTCTTCGTGCGGTCGCTGTTTGGCGCCGGCCTGTCGATGGGAAATCCCGCGCTCGAGCGCAGCGCGCGGTATCTCGATTGGTTCCACGCCTTCCACGTCGTCGTGCTGGCGCTGGTCAGCTATAAGCTGTGCTGGCGGTGCAACCTTTCGCTACGCGCTCTGCGCGTCGCCGAAACGGTCATCTTCGGTCTGACCGCGCTCTTCTTCGCCTGCGTGCAGCATGTTGCCAACGCGGCCAGCATGACCCTCGACCACACGACCTACAACCCGGTCGGAATGTGGTTCTGCTTGATGTTCACGTACGCGATCTACATCCCCAACACCTGGCGGCGGGCGGCGGCGATCATCGGCGTCATGGCCATCGCACCAATCGTCGTGATGCTGTTCGACAATCGGATGTACAGCGAGCTGACCAGGGCGCAACACCTCAATCAGCTCTCCTACGTCGTACTGTTCATGGCCGCGGGCTTCGGCTCGAGCGTCTACGGCACGTACATGATCGGCAGCTTGCGCCGCGAAGCTTTCGAAGCCCGGCAGCTCGGGCAATATCGCTTGCGCAACCTGATCGGCGCCGGCGGCATGGGCGAGGTCTACCTGGCCGAGCATCAAATGATGAAGCGGCCCTGCGCGATCAAGATCATTCGTCCGGGCAAGGCGCACGACCCGCGGGCGCTCGCGCGCTTCGAGCGCGAAGTGCGGGCCACCGCCCGCCTGTCGCATTGGAACACCGTCGAGATCTTCGATTACGGCATGACCGAAGACGGCACGTTTTATTACGTAATGGAATATCTGCCCGGTCTGAGCCTGGCCGAGCTGGTCGAGCGCTACGGTCCGCTGCCGCCGGAGCGCGTGATCTATCTGCTTACGCAAACGTGCGACGCCCTGCGCGAAGCGCACGCCGTGGGATTGGTCCATCGCGATATCAAGCCGGGGAACATTTTCGCGGCCCATCGTGGTGGCGTACACGACGTGGCCAAGCTGCTCGATTTCGGGCTGGCCAAGGCCGCCGCCGAAGGCCCCGCCGCGCCGCAGCTCACGCAAGACGGCACGATCACGGGGTCTCCCTCGTACATGTCGCCTGAACAGGCGCTGGGAGACAGTGAGCCCGACGGGCGCAGTGACATCTATTCGCTCGGCGCCGTGGCGTACTTCCTGCTCGTCGGCCGACCACCGTTCGACGATCAAAACCCGATGCGGGTGATGGTCGCGCATGCGCACGACGAAGTGGCGCCGCCGTCCCGCATCCGGCCCGACATTCCCGCCGATCTCGAGCAGGTGGTATTGCGGGCCTTGGCCAAAAATCCCGACGATCGATATCCCTCGGCGGCGGCCTTCGGCCGGGCGCTGGCGGAATGCGAATCGGCCGGCGATTGGTCCCGCGAGCAGGCCACCAACTGGTGGGAGCAGATCGAAAGACCCACCGCGGTCGGGGCAAGTTGA
- the leuC gene encoding 3-isopropylmalate dehydratase large subunit produces MISSSARPRTMFDKIWDAHVVHAEEGKPTILYIDLHLVHEVTSAQAFEGLRLAGRKVRQPSRTVATPDHNIPTTDRSLPILDPISKQQIDTLRANCREFGVKLYDLDNAQQGIVHVIGPELGLTQPGMTIVCGDSHTATHGALGAMAFGIGTSEVEHVLATQTLLQYRPKTFEVRFDGALARGVTAKDLILYLIGQLTTDGGTGYAIEYTGPAIRALDMEERMTVCNMSIEAGARCGMIAPDEVTFDYLRGREFAPRDFEAAANRWRQLPSDPGAKYDRVSVFNAADVAPQVTWGTNPAQVAKVVDKIPDPTQLADENERKSAASALNYMGLKPGTPIEAVALDRVFIGSCTNSRISDLRAAAAVVKGYKIAGSVHAMVVPGSGQVKRQAESEGLDRIFKEAGFEWREAGCSMCLGMNPDTLSPGERCASTSNRNFEGRQGKGGRTHLVSPAMAAAAAVSGHFVDIREWKYK; encoded by the coding sequence ATGATTTCATCCTCCGCACGCCCCCGCACGATGTTCGACAAGATCTGGGATGCGCACGTGGTGCATGCCGAAGAGGGGAAGCCGACGATTCTCTATATCGACCTGCACCTTGTACACGAAGTGACCAGCGCTCAGGCCTTCGAGGGGTTGCGATTGGCGGGGCGCAAAGTGCGGCAACCATCGCGGACGGTTGCCACGCCTGACCACAATATTCCCACGACCGACCGATCGCTGCCCATATTGGACCCGATCTCGAAGCAGCAGATCGACACGCTGCGGGCCAACTGCCGCGAGTTCGGCGTAAAGCTTTACGACCTCGATAACGCTCAACAGGGAATCGTTCACGTCATCGGCCCCGAGCTGGGGCTGACGCAGCCGGGCATGACGATCGTCTGCGGCGACAGCCATACAGCCACGCACGGGGCGCTTGGTGCCATGGCCTTCGGCATCGGCACCAGTGAAGTCGAGCACGTGCTGGCCACGCAAACCTTGCTGCAATACCGCCCCAAGACGTTCGAGGTCCGCTTCGACGGCGCCTTGGCGCGCGGCGTCACGGCCAAGGACTTGATCCTGTATCTCATCGGGCAATTGACCACCGACGGCGGCACCGGCTACGCCATCGAATACACTGGCCCGGCGATCCGCGCGCTCGACATGGAAGAACGGATGACCGTCTGCAACATGTCGATCGAAGCCGGCGCCCGCTGCGGCATGATCGCGCCGGATGAGGTAACGTTCGATTATCTGCGGGGCCGCGAATTCGCGCCGCGCGATTTCGAGGCGGCGGCGAACCGCTGGCGACAGCTCCCCTCGGACCCCGGCGCCAAGTACGATCGCGTCTCGGTGTTCAATGCCGCGGACGTGGCGCCGCAAGTGACCTGGGGAACCAATCCCGCGCAAGTGGCCAAGGTCGTGGACAAGATTCCCGATCCGACCCAACTGGCCGACGAGAACGAGCGCAAGAGCGCAGCCAGCGCCCTGAATTACATGGGGCTCAAGCCCGGCACGCCGATCGAAGCCGTGGCGCTCGATCGGGTCTTCATCGGTTCCTGTACCAACAGCCGCATCAGCGACCTGCGGGCCGCGGCGGCGGTGGTCAAGGGTTACAAAATCGCCGGCAGTGTCCATGCGATGGTGGTGCCTGGCAGCGGGCAGGTGAAGCGGCAGGCCGAGTCGGAGGGGTTGGACCGCATCTTCAAGGAAGCCGGTTTCGAATGGCGCGAAGCCGGTTGCAGCATGTGCCTGGGCATGAACCCCGATACGCTTTCGCCCGGCGAGCGCTGCGCCTCGACCAGCAACCGCAACTTCGAAGGCCGGCAAGGCAAGGGGGGCCGCACGCACCTGGTCTCGCCGGCGATGGCCGCCGCGGCGGCCGTGTCCGGGCACTTCGTCGACATTCGCGAGTGGAAATACAAATAA